One window from the genome of Leptospiraceae bacterium encodes:
- a CDS encoding DUF2505 family protein: MKLVEIEQEFPVPLELLLKARQERYDHLDKFPELKNVKIIKEEKDNHKLFQVRHISIGTNLPSVLVQVLPKGADTLVEESEFDFETNVHKFKVVPFGNLDHLFLIEGESIYEKKDENHSKRKYRIQITSKVFLLGAAIEAAIAEIYTNSLKKDQESINHFIEMFKTQNA; this comes from the coding sequence ATGAAGTTAGTAGAAATTGAACAAGAATTCCCTGTACCTTTGGAGCTCTTATTAAAGGCAAGACAGGAAAGGTATGATCATTTGGATAAATTCCCTGAATTAAAAAATGTAAAAATCATAAAAGAAGAAAAAGATAACCATAAACTCTTTCAGGTTCGGCATATTTCGATAGGGACAAATTTGCCTTCTGTGTTAGTTCAAGTCTTACCCAAGGGAGCTGATACTCTTGTAGAAGAATCAGAATTTGATTTTGAAACGAATGTTCATAAATTCAAAGTGGTTCCTTTTGGGAATTTAGATCATTTGTTTTTAATTGAAGGAGAATCAATTTACGAAAAAAAAGATGAAAACCATTCCAAAAGAAAGTATCGAATCCAAATTACTTCGAAAGTTTTTCTTCTCGGCGCAGCAATAGAAGCTGCAATTGCAGAAATTTATACCAACTCCCTCAAAAAAGATCAAGAATCCATCAATCACTTCATCGAAATGTTCAAAACTCAAAATGCATAA
- a CDS encoding MBOAT family protein: MNFTSFHFLVFFLITLIVGHLLKDQPRGVRLFLLVSSYYFYGVFKPEYLFLIFISTFIDYLAALGIESSRDESIPKELRWISPKAWLGISIALNLGILGFFKYTNFGLDVLNEILGLKNTHYAFSYLDIVLPVGISFYTFQSMSYTIDVYRGIIKPRKNFVDFALYVSFFPQLVAGPIVRAKNFFQQMDNPKEITFEDYKIGFSRILMGYFKKLVLADNLAKAVNTVFANPSAYHPVDIWIASLGFGWQIYLDFSGYTDIARGVARFFGYEFEINFQYPMAAQNITEHWKRWHISLTSWLRDYLYIPLGGSRVGPFRMYFNILVVWFVTGLWHGADYHFIAWGLWQYVMIVVHRLYDGSKIQFWIYRQFGNFFILPILSRVILFFSLNFGFIWFRAETLEKGNFMIGRLFGFENITESLKFLEVFPPIQFLDYGFFLALLWGFEFFMNKYDWEFFLAKPKRLIFLNSFLLLAIVIFSSTDTPNFLYFQF, translated from the coding sequence ATGAATTTTACTTCTTTTCACTTTTTAGTGTTTTTTTTGATCACTCTGATTGTTGGTCATCTCTTAAAGGATCAACCAAGAGGAGTAAGGCTTTTTCTTTTAGTTAGTTCGTATTATTTTTATGGAGTCTTCAAACCAGAATACCTGTTTTTGATTTTTATTTCTACTTTTATCGATTATCTTGCAGCTTTAGGAATTGAGTCATCAAGAGATGAATCTATACCCAAAGAACTACGTTGGATCTCTCCCAAAGCATGGCTTGGAATTTCAATTGCCTTGAATTTAGGAATATTAGGATTTTTCAAATACACAAATTTTGGCTTGGATGTTCTTAATGAGATTTTAGGTTTAAAAAACACACACTATGCTTTTTCGTATTTGGATATCGTTTTACCTGTTGGGATTTCGTTTTATACCTTTCAATCTATGTCTTATACGATTGATGTGTATCGTGGGATTATAAAGCCCCGCAAGAACTTTGTGGATTTTGCTTTGTATGTTTCTTTTTTCCCTCAGTTGGTGGCAGGACCTATAGTGAGAGCAAAGAACTTCTTTCAACAAATGGATAATCCTAAAGAAATCACCTTCGAGGACTACAAAATTGGGTTTAGTCGAATCCTAATGGGGTATTTTAAAAAATTAGTTTTGGCTGATAACTTGGCGAAGGCTGTCAATACGGTTTTTGCAAATCCTTCTGCGTATCATCCTGTAGATATCTGGATTGCTTCTTTGGGTTTTGGATGGCAGATTTATTTGGATTTTTCAGGGTATACTGACATTGCAAGAGGAGTAGCACGTTTCTTTGGGTATGAGTTTGAAATCAACTTTCAATACCCTATGGCGGCACAAAACATCACCGAACATTGGAAAAGATGGCATATTTCTCTAACCAGCTGGCTAAGGGATTATTTATATATCCCTTTGGGGGGTAGTAGAGTAGGTCCTTTTAGGATGTATTTCAACATTTTGGTCGTTTGGTTTGTAACAGGATTATGGCATGGTGCTGATTATCATTTTATTGCGTGGGGACTTTGGCAGTATGTGATGATTGTAGTTCACAGATTATATGATGGTTCAAAAATCCAATTTTGGATTTATCGACAATTTGGAAATTTCTTCATCCTGCCAATACTTTCGAGGGTCATCCTCTTTTTTTCTTTGAACTTTGGTTTTATTTGGTTTCGTGCTGAGACATTGGAAAAAGGCAATTTTATGATTGGACGTCTCTTTGGTTTTGAAAACATAACTGAGTCTTTGAAATTTTTAGAGGTTTTCCCACCAATTCAGTTTCTTGACTATGGATTTTTTTTAGCATTACTATGGGGGTTTGAGTTTTTTATGAACAAATATGACTGGGAGTTTTTTTTAGCTAAGCCGAAACGTTTGATTTTTTTGAATTCATTTCTTTTATTGGCTATTGTGATTTTTTCCTCGACGGATACACCGAACTTTTTGTATTTTCAATTCTGA
- a CDS encoding lytic transglycosylase domain-containing protein, whose product MWKLIVLFFFAGVSLYGVDSELIYYLRSSQWKAILEYFKKKEPLTREHAFLYAKALEKDKENNDKEDVIEVVQLYLQSTGIHCPEKDKIIQCLKTYKHVENTVNNFSLLRASEFIKKSKEPTIELQLEILKKANFQINNTITRTLFRSYLQLIYNHWDAISEEEKQYALFLISQYPNLRNPLINLFIGRIYQKKGEPQQAIPFYIEAALQTRTEDLPKIVWEEIKKSLPVNYYRYTTCFYFSPEAREYLSKFSMNQIVITSTSQTFFCDGKFLLKQKEYKFFLKLLQRGYSYITQNPEILENWLKELLDDKAYSVVHDAMKHFQFLKTHHQNIWKLYLKSIEALKEKNQSFEEIYFDELLQYLNHYHYDTQGYDQLMEFLLIRKDQDYEFRDSFYWEKAYQKLPRQTEAGRFFYWYYVFLKTSQRDLNRAQIILENFYSLAPGSYYIQNIWDEVSSQTKDISYSEHWYRVNSISDYHRWIVYHGYKDEALLFLSKRNLSFYYDSKAIDLQNSLFYARDVYTPEEVLFLLRFKEYEFAFEFFRDYYKETHNHYQYLRHLVIAGYRSENRFVEVHALRQLTRYLGIPEDPFRLPPHLLQRLYPRPYRDIVKKYERMYGVSEDIIYALMRQESMFREDAVSRSGAIGLMQIIPRTGEWLNAKLKIPNYDLYHPEVSIHLGTKFFSDLLKMYDNDFRWAAIAYNGGPGNLRKWKQKYYQGDFNYFLEILPVQESRNYCRKTYQNYLHYKISRILYDQGIK is encoded by the coding sequence ATGTGGAAGTTGATTGTTTTATTTTTCTTTGCGGGCGTATCTCTGTATGGTGTTGATTCGGAGTTGATTTATTATTTGCGTTCATCCCAATGGAAAGCCATTTTAGAATACTTCAAAAAAAAAGAACCCCTCACAAGAGAACATGCCTTTTTATACGCAAAAGCCTTAGAAAAAGACAAAGAAAACAATGATAAAGAAGATGTGATTGAAGTAGTTCAATTATATCTTCAATCCACAGGCATACATTGTCCTGAAAAAGATAAAATTATACAGTGTTTGAAAACCTACAAGCATGTGGAAAATACGGTAAATAATTTTTCTTTGCTTAGAGCTTCAGAGTTTATAAAAAAAAGCAAAGAACCTACAATCGAGCTACAATTAGAAATTCTAAAAAAAGCTAACTTTCAAATCAACAACACTATCACAAGAACCTTATTTCGATCTTATTTACAGTTAATCTACAATCACTGGGATGCCATCTCAGAAGAAGAAAAACAATATGCTTTATTTTTGATCTCTCAATATCCCAATTTGCGAAATCCTTTGATAAATCTTTTCATTGGAAGGATTTATCAAAAAAAGGGAGAACCACAACAAGCAATCCCGTTTTACATAGAAGCAGCACTACAAACCCGCACAGAAGATTTACCCAAAATTGTATGGGAAGAGATAAAAAAATCACTGCCTGTTAATTATTATCGATATACAACTTGTTTTTATTTTTCCCCAGAGGCTCGAGAGTACTTATCTAAGTTTTCTATGAATCAGATTGTGATAACTTCCACATCTCAGACCTTTTTTTGTGATGGAAAGTTCTTACTAAAACAAAAAGAATATAAGTTTTTCTTGAAGCTTTTGCAGAGAGGATACAGTTATATCACTCAAAATCCAGAGATTTTGGAAAACTGGCTAAAGGAACTTTTGGATGATAAAGCGTATTCAGTCGTTCATGATGCCATGAAGCATTTTCAGTTCCTAAAAACTCACCATCAAAATATATGGAAGTTATATCTAAAATCAATTGAAGCCCTTAAAGAAAAAAATCAGAGTTTCGAAGAAATTTATTTTGATGAGCTTTTGCAATACTTAAATCACTATCACTACGATACACAAGGTTATGATCAACTAATGGAATTCTTGTTAATTCGGAAAGATCAAGATTATGAATTTCGAGATTCGTTTTACTGGGAGAAAGCTTATCAAAAACTACCACGTCAAACCGAAGCAGGACGATTTTTTTATTGGTATTATGTTTTTTTGAAGACTTCTCAGAGAGATTTAAATCGGGCTCAAATCATCTTAGAAAATTTTTATTCCCTTGCCCCAGGAAGTTATTACATACAAAATATATGGGATGAGGTTTCTTCTCAAACAAAAGATATATCTTATAGTGAGCATTGGTATCGAGTGAATTCCATATCTGATTATCATAGATGGATTGTTTATCATGGATATAAAGATGAAGCACTGCTTTTTTTATCAAAAAGAAATTTGTCTTTTTACTATGATTCTAAAGCGATAGATCTCCAGAATTCCCTTTTTTATGCAAGAGATGTTTATACCCCAGAGGAGGTTTTGTTTTTATTAAGATTCAAAGAATATGAATTTGCCTTTGAGTTTTTCAGGGACTATTACAAAGAAACCCATAATCATTATCAGTATCTTAGACATTTAGTAATTGCAGGTTATCGAAGTGAAAATCGTTTTGTAGAGGTTCATGCCCTTCGGCAATTGACTCGCTATTTAGGAATACCAGAGGATCCGTTTCGACTGCCTCCACATTTACTTCAGAGATTATATCCAAGACCCTATCGAGATATAGTCAAAAAATATGAACGTATGTATGGGGTTTCCGAAGACATTATCTATGCGCTCATGCGTCAAGAGAGTATGTTTCGTGAAGATGCAGTAAGTCGTTCTGGTGCCATAGGACTTATGCAAATCATTCCAAGAACTGGAGAGTGGTTGAATGCTAAATTAAAAATCCCCAATTATGATTTATATCATCCTGAGGTTTCTATTCACCTGGGAACAAAGTTTTTTTCTGATTTGCTGAAAATGTATGATAATGATTTTCGTTGGGCTGCCATTGCCTATAACGGAGGACCAGGAAACCTCAGAAAATGGAAGCAAAAATACTATCAGGGAGATTTTAATTATTTTTTGGAAATATTGCCTGTTCAAGAAAGCCGAAACTATTGTAGAAAAACATATCAAAATTATCTTCATTATAAAATCTCACGTATCTTGTATGATCAGGGGATAAAATAG
- a CDS encoding polymer-forming cytoskeletal protein, with product MAIVKPAVDVTNSTIGENSYFSGRFYINGSLKIDGKFEGKSLQADQLYIGPTGKVKTNITASTVIVEGIVIGNIYAKNRVMLMPTARILGDITTPELVIQNGVILEGRCMISNDLKHSAKDFIFAEYEKDNLSEEKLFGKKTG from the coding sequence ATGGCGATCGTCAAACCTGCAGTTGACGTTACCAACTCCACAATCGGCGAAAATTCCTATTTTAGCGGAAGATTTTACATCAATGGCTCTTTGAAAATTGATGGAAAGTTTGAAGGAAAATCCTTACAAGCTGATCAACTTTATATTGGACCTACAGGAAAGGTAAAGACCAACATCACAGCATCAACAGTCATTGTGGAAGGTATCGTAATCGGAAATATCTACGCAAAGAATCGAGTAATGCTTATGCCAACAGCCCGAATCTTAGGAGACATCACAACCCCCGAATTAGTCATACAAAATGGGGTTATCTTGGAAGGAAGATGCATGATTTCAAATGATTTAAAACATTCGGCAAAAGACTTCATCTTCGCTGAATACGAAAAAGATAACCTTTCAGAGGAAAAGCTATTTGGCAAAAAAACAGGATAA
- a CDS encoding 4-hydroxythreonine-4-phosphate dehydrogenase PdxA produces MAKKQDKYRLHDFLFLTGGDPASISPEIIRKALSAIGENYQNLKIIYFFNSSRSEKEKIINLLKNWNVFVINKKEIKSFFESLNSITTQNQNLLILYRIGFYEKTYPTIQSAKLSFTALKEAISWIQKFGCKGLITAPISKEWIGKIEKNFSGHTRYLAKAFRTETLMIMYSKQFSVVPITEHIPIKKVPQELKRILENPKFLDLLKKLYHSYSFKKGWGITGLNPHAGDNGYIGDEEKTILLPFIKKLKKHKISIEGPLSADGLFMPEKLQNYDLIFTCYHDQGLIPFKALTGRSGVNITFGLPFLRSSPSHGTAYDIAFKEQADFTSMYHAIEIHCKKTLWS; encoded by the coding sequence TTGGCAAAAAAACAGGATAAGTATCGATTGCATGATTTTCTTTTTCTCACTGGCGGAGATCCAGCAAGTATAAGTCCAGAAATCATCCGAAAAGCCTTAAGTGCAATTGGAGAGAACTACCAAAACCTCAAAATTATTTATTTTTTCAATTCATCCCGAAGCGAAAAAGAAAAAATCATAAACCTTTTAAAAAACTGGAATGTTTTCGTCATAAACAAAAAAGAAATCAAATCTTTCTTCGAAAGTTTAAATTCTATTACTACACAAAATCAAAATTTACTTATACTATATAGAATAGGTTTTTACGAAAAAACCTATCCTACCATACAATCAGCAAAACTTTCTTTTACAGCTCTAAAAGAAGCCATTTCTTGGATCCAAAAATTTGGTTGCAAAGGTTTGATTACTGCTCCCATCTCCAAAGAATGGATAGGAAAGATTGAAAAAAACTTTTCTGGTCATACTCGTTATTTAGCAAAAGCATTTCGAACTGAGACTCTCATGATCATGTATTCAAAACAGTTTTCTGTTGTGCCAATCACAGAACATATCCCCATCAAAAAAGTTCCTCAAGAATTAAAAAGAATTTTAGAAAACCCTAAGTTTTTGGACCTATTAAAAAAACTTTACCATTCTTATTCATTCAAAAAGGGTTGGGGAATAACGGGATTGAACCCTCATGCAGGAGATAATGGTTACATCGGTGATGAAGAAAAAACCATACTTTTGCCTTTTATCAAAAAGTTGAAAAAACATAAGATTTCGATTGAAGGTCCTCTTTCAGCTGATGGATTATTCATGCCGGAAAAACTCCAAAACTACGATCTTATTTTTACATGTTATCACGATCAAGGCTTGATTCCTTTCAAAGCTTTGACAGGAAGAAGTGGTGTCAATATTACGTTCGGACTGCCTTTTCTTCGTAGTAGCCCCAGTCATGGAACTGCTTATGACATTGCTTTCAAAGAACAAGCTGATTTTACTAGTATGTATCATGCCATTGAAATTCACTGTAAAAAAACTTTATGGAGCTAA
- the dapA gene encoding 4-hydroxy-tetrahydrodipicolinate synthase, giving the protein MKFQGVFTAIITPFTKDGSQVDYDAYARLLEKQMEAGVAGVVPCGTTGESPTLSHKEHIEVIKKTVEIVKNRALVIAGTGSNSTREAIELTEEACKYGVNAVMLVSPYYNKPTQDGLYRHFKAIAEVSSVPVILYNIKGRTAVNIEPETFVRLSEIPNIVAVKEASGDLNQMAKILHYTKGKIALLSGDDNLIPAVMGIGGVGVISVTSNIYPKRMVRMMDYYLSGQFDKANQMFYELFDFMNAMFWETNPIPVKTAAGILGLCEPTLRLPLSEMSPDKVEKLKEVIKKTGEDQ; this is encoded by the coding sequence ATGAAATTTCAAGGAGTTTTCACAGCAATCATCACACCTTTCACAAAAGATGGAAGTCAAGTCGATTACGATGCGTATGCAAGGTTGTTAGAAAAACAAATGGAAGCAGGAGTAGCAGGCGTTGTTCCGTGTGGCACCACAGGAGAATCCCCCACCCTTTCTCACAAAGAACACATTGAAGTAATCAAAAAAACAGTTGAGATTGTTAAGAATAGAGCTCTTGTTATTGCAGGGACTGGTTCTAACTCAACAAGAGAAGCAATAGAACTAACAGAAGAAGCCTGCAAATACGGCGTCAATGCAGTAATGTTAGTTAGTCCCTATTACAATAAACCCACTCAAGACGGACTATATCGACACTTCAAAGCCATTGCTGAGGTATCCTCAGTTCCTGTCATTTTATACAACATCAAAGGAAGAACAGCTGTCAACATAGAACCCGAGACCTTTGTTCGTCTATCGGAAATCCCAAATATTGTTGCTGTAAAAGAAGCAAGTGGAGACCTAAACCAAATGGCAAAGATACTCCATTACACAAAAGGAAAAATTGCCCTTTTATCGGGTGATGATAACCTCATTCCTGCGGTTATGGGGATTGGTGGTGTGGGAGTAATTTCTGTAACATCCAACATCTATCCGAAGCGAATGGTAAGAATGATGGATTATTATCTTTCGGGACAATTCGACAAAGCAAACCAAATGTTTTATGAACTTTTTGACTTTATGAATGCCATGTTTTGGGAAACCAATCCCATACCGGTAAAAACTGCGGCAGGGATTTTAGGTTTATGCGAACCTACGTTAAGATTACCTTTAAGTGAGATGTCTCCTGATAAAGTTGAAAAACTCAAAGAAGTAATCAAAAAAACAGGAGAAGATCAATGA
- the dapB gene encoding 4-hydroxy-tetrahydrodipicolinate reductase: protein MIKIGISGALGRMGRTIGELALKDQDFSILLALERENHPSLNSDYGETLLQSPKQVYVTSSPEPGIQNTEVIIDFSNPENTIKLLPLCEKYQKAMVIGTTGFQKEQLEVIQESSKKIPILLSPNMSLGVNLLFHLVELTAKVLKKQFEVEIMEIHHSKKKDSPSGTAVKLKDIILQEHGWDESKTIYGRKGMIGERPSDEVGIHALRGGDVVGEHTVFFFGEGERIEITHRATSRVIFAKGALFAAKWIYQKSPGFYTMKDALNL from the coding sequence ATGATCAAAATTGGTATTTCCGGAGCTCTCGGAAGGATGGGAAGAACCATCGGAGAATTGGCACTAAAAGATCAGGATTTTTCTATCCTATTGGCCTTAGAAAGAGAAAACCATCCAAGTTTGAATTCTGACTATGGAGAAACGTTATTACAAAGCCCGAAGCAAGTCTATGTCACCTCATCTCCTGAACCAGGAATTCAAAACACTGAGGTAATCATTGATTTTTCTAATCCAGAAAATACCATCAAACTACTTCCCTTATGTGAAAAATACCAAAAAGCAATGGTCATTGGAACAACAGGTTTTCAAAAAGAACAACTTGAGGTAATACAAGAGTCCTCCAAAAAAATCCCTATCTTGCTTTCACCCAATATGTCTTTGGGGGTGAACTTGTTGTTTCATTTAGTTGAACTAACCGCAAAAGTCCTAAAAAAACAATTCGAAGTAGAAATCATGGAAATCCATCATTCTAAAAAAAAAGACTCACCATCAGGAACCGCCGTCAAACTAAAAGACATCATCTTACAAGAACATGGTTGGGATGAAAGCAAAACCATCTATGGAAGAAAAGGTATGATAGGTGAACGTCCATCGGATGAGGTGGGGATCCATGCTTTACGTGGAGGTGACGTTGTAGGAGAACACACAGTATTTTTCTTTGGAGAAGGAGAACGGATTGAAATTACCCATAGAGCTACATCACGAGTTATTTTTGCAAAAGGAGCATTATTTGCAGCAAAATGGATTTATCAAAAATCTCCTGGTTTCTATACAATGAAAGATGCACTAAACCTATAA